A genomic segment from Paramixta manurensis encodes:
- a CDS encoding DUF4310 family protein, with protein MDESKSGFWYADWSFPIFVGLLSAGVFAGTHMYYLYGIGAFNEVAFVSMLRSGMDTGVYGAVAAFGASFLFARIIEGSLVGILDIGGAIQTGIGLGVPALFLGAGIAFPVTNFAASLATGLIIGVAIGYIIILARKFTINQSDSTYGADVMMGAGNASGRFLGPLIILSAMAASIPIGLGSLVGALLFYLWNKPITGGAILGAMVLGAIFPVAIS; from the coding sequence ATGGACGAGTCAAAAAGCGGTTTCTGGTATGCCGATTGGTCTTTCCCAATCTTCGTCGGTCTGCTCTCCGCCGGGGTGTTTGCCGGAACCCATATGTACTACCTGTATGGTATCGGTGCGTTTAACGAAGTGGCGTTTGTGTCGATGCTGCGCTCAGGTATGGATACCGGTGTATATGGCGCAGTCGCGGCCTTTGGCGCCAGTTTCCTGTTCGCGCGCATTATCGAAGGTTCGTTGGTGGGGATTTTGGATATCGGCGGCGCGATTCAAACCGGTATCGGTCTTGGCGTACCTGCGCTGTTCCTTGGCGCCGGAATCGCTTTCCCGGTCACTAACTTTGCCGCTTCGCTGGCGACCGGCCTGATTATCGGTGTCGCGATCGGTTACATCATCATTCTGGCGCGTAAATTTACCATCAATCAGAGCGATTCTACCTACGGGGCGGATGTGATGATGGGCGCTGGTAACGCGTCCGGGCGTTTCCTCGGGCCGTTGATCATCCTCTCGGCAATGGCGGCCTCGATTCCTATCGGTCTGGGTTCATTGGTCGGCGCCTTACTGTTTTACCTGTGGAATAAGCCGATTACCGGCGGCGCAATTCTCGGCGCCATGGTGCTTGGCGCTATCTTCCCGGTTGCCATTAGTTAA
- a CDS encoding DUF4311 domain-containing protein, with translation MFLIILFKSLIIGGLVGVGVGAGAARMFHAPTTQGMGAFRTLGELNSCEGDPASHFSFGLGFFFNAWASSVAAGSFTQDVDHRIIPNWGAAALMVKNRNLAETLHNPKRMAIACGIIGMIVVAFLNSTASAVPAALQVTAVKVLVPAANLLVNTVMPVIFWLAAIDAGRKSGFWATIFGGLAQMIMGNAVPGLVLGILIGKGVEESGWNKVTKVMMSVIVLLFVLSAFFRGFDMSLLKSFQLGVPGWLDMIHNSLSGK, from the coding sequence ATGTTTTTAATTATTTTGTTTAAGTCGTTAATCATTGGCGGATTAGTCGGGGTGGGCGTCGGCGCGGGGGCCGCACGCATGTTTCACGCACCGACAACGCAAGGGATGGGCGCATTTCGTACACTGGGTGAACTGAATTCCTGTGAGGGCGATCCGGCTTCACACTTCTCCTTCGGCTTGGGGTTCTTCTTCAATGCCTGGGCCTCTTCCGTGGCGGCGGGTTCTTTCACCCAAGATGTCGATCACCGCATCATCCCGAACTGGGGCGCGGCGGCACTGATGGTGAAAAATCGCAACCTGGCCGAGACGCTACATAACCCGAAACGCATGGCGATTGCTTGCGGCATCATCGGCATGATCGTGGTGGCGTTTCTTAACTCAACCGCTTCTGCGGTACCGGCCGCGTTGCAGGTGACGGCAGTTAAAGTATTGGTCCCGGCGGCAAACCTGTTGGTCAACACCGTGATGCCGGTCATTTTCTGGTTGGCGGCGATTGATGCCGGTCGAAAATCAGGCTTTTGGGCCACCATTTTTGGCGGACTGGCGCAAATGATCATGGGGAACGCGGTACCGGGCTTAGTGCTGGGTATTCTGATCGGTAAAGGCGTTGAAGAGAGCGGCTGGAACAAAGTGACCAAAGTCATGATGTCGGTCATCGTGTTGCTGTTTGTTCTCAGCGCTTTCTTCCGCGGTTTCGATATGTCGCTGTTGAAATCCTTCCAACTGGGTGTCCCGGGCTGGCTGGATATGATCCACAACTCCCTGAGCGGAAAGTAA
- a CDS encoding DUF4312 family protein, with translation MKQQATTTVRVSGKGDTKAKAFSDALSRVQSTVLRSTNKILLRIEPQDVAVIHARESVKTEKFLFFFLARERRTFSVELEITVNMTVIDTDQVQFDTN, from the coding sequence ATGAAGCAGCAAGCCACCACCACAGTGCGGGTTAGCGGTAAAGGCGACACCAAAGCCAAAGCTTTCTCTGATGCGCTAAGCCGCGTACAGAGCACGGTATTACGTTCCACTAATAAAATTCTGCTGCGCATTGAACCACAGGATGTGGCCGTCATTCATGCGCGGGAGAGTGTCAAAACGGAGAAATTTTTGTTCTTCTTTTTGGCGCGCGAAAGGCGGACCTTTAGCGTGGAGCTGGAGATTACCGTCAACATGACAGTCATTGATACCGATCAGGTGCAATTTGACACGAACTAA
- a CDS encoding SFCGS family glycine-rich protein, producing the protein MVTVVIGDRLGKGQKVAAGVEKAGGRAVVVPGVAADMKLGDVMKAENADFGISFCGSGGAGAITAQNKYGYKAKYGMRSVDEGVTAINEGVTVLGFGFMDKEELGEKLVQAWNKKYGG; encoded by the coding sequence ATGGTAACCGTAGTCATTGGCGATCGTTTAGGTAAAGGACAGAAAGTAGCAGCAGGTGTGGAGAAAGCCGGTGGACGTGCCGTGGTGGTGCCGGGCGTCGCGGCGGACATGAAGTTGGGCGATGTAATGAAAGCGGAAAACGCCGATTTCGGTATCTCTTTCTGCGGCAGCGGCGGCGCTGGTGCGATCACCGCGCAAAACAAATATGGCTATAAAGCCAAATACGGCATGCGCTCGGTTGACGAAGGCGTAACGGCGATTAATGAAGGCGTCACGGTGCTGGGATTTGGCTTTATGGATAAAGAGGAACTGGGCGAAAAATTGGTACAGGCCTGGAATAAAAAATACGGCGGCTAA
- a CDS encoding glycine dehydrogenase: MNSGAVQVNNAASPEEIQALADNVMTQIGELFAARNIHPNAVQQQMLSSHVRAMALRSLTGESLPEVEAELFEDISVESTELAQQVVDIFGNLPVEEAWLLSVHFEVAKENP, translated from the coding sequence GTGAATAGCGGAGCGGTACAGGTGAACAATGCGGCAAGTCCCGAAGAGATACAGGCGTTGGCCGATAACGTTATGACGCAAATCGGCGAACTGTTTGCCGCGCGTAATATCCATCCTAACGCGGTGCAGCAACAAATGTTGTCCTCCCATGTACGGGCAATGGCGCTGCGTTCATTAACCGGCGAATCCTTGCCGGAGGTGGAGGCCGAATTGTTTGAAGACATCTCTGTGGAATCCACGGAACTGGCGCAACAGGTAGTGGATATCTTCGGTAATTTACCGGTTGAAGAGGCTTGGTTGTTGTCAGTGCACTTTGAGGTAGCGAAAGAAAATCCGTAA
- a CDS encoding phosphoethanolamine transferase CptA, with translation MSHQTTENRAFSWKALLWMLLFIWFFSSVVQVLIICTGFSGTNGLRDSLLYSSLWLIPMLLFPSRTRIIAAVLGVVLWATSITALAYYVIYHQEFSQSVLFVMFETNAGEAGEYLGQYFSLKVLLPLLAYTVVAILLWTRLRPVYIRNPWRWLISAALLYGLVLNPLAYTLIIKKYDLPKSFARLTSRMEPAAPWQLAVGYFQYRHQLGNMEKLLHANNALPPLANLRDANGEMPRTLVLVIGESTQRERMSLYGYARKTTPNLDAMSKTDPNLTVFNDVVTSRPYTIEILQQALTFADEQAPDLYLTQPSLMNMMKQAGYKTFWITNQQTITERNTMLTVFSKQTDEQFYMNQQRTQSAREYDANVLKPFQQVLNDPAPKKFIIVHLLGTHIRYEFRYPESYDKFQGNDHVPAGLSQDEVATYNQYDNAELYNDFVVSSLIKDYAKTNPNGFLLYFSDHGEEVYDTPPHNIQGRNEEAPTRPMYNIPFMIWTSPQWKQAHPRDFSGMVNRPYSSAELIHTWSDLAGLSYDMYQPQRSLVSPQFVPMTRWIGNPYKKKALHAYDKLPFGPTK, from the coding sequence ATGAGTCATCAAACCACCGAGAACCGGGCATTTAGCTGGAAAGCATTGCTCTGGATGTTGCTTTTTATATGGTTTTTCTCCAGCGTGGTGCAGGTACTAATTATTTGCACTGGTTTCAGCGGTACTAACGGCCTACGTGATTCCCTGCTTTACAGCTCGCTATGGCTGATTCCAATGTTGCTCTTCCCGTCACGGACACGCATCATCGCCGCCGTATTAGGCGTAGTGCTATGGGCCACCTCAATTACCGCGCTCGCGTATTACGTCATTTATCATCAAGAGTTTTCGCAAAGCGTTCTGTTTGTAATGTTTGAAACCAATGCGGGCGAGGCTGGAGAGTACTTAGGGCAGTATTTCAGTCTGAAGGTCTTGCTGCCGTTACTGGCGTACACCGTGGTGGCGATTCTTCTCTGGACGCGGTTGCGTCCGGTCTATATTCGTAACCCTTGGCGTTGGCTGATCTCCGCCGCGCTGCTTTATGGGCTGGTACTGAACCCATTAGCTTACACGCTGATTATCAAAAAGTATGATCTGCCAAAATCCTTCGCACGCTTAACGTCGCGCATGGAACCGGCCGCGCCATGGCAGTTGGCCGTCGGTTATTTTCAGTATCGTCATCAGTTAGGTAATATGGAAAAACTGCTGCACGCCAATAATGCGTTACCGCCACTGGCTAATTTACGCGACGCCAATGGTGAAATGCCGCGCACGTTGGTGTTGGTCATTGGGGAGTCAACGCAGCGTGAGCGGATGAGTTTGTATGGTTATGCGCGTAAAACGACGCCAAATCTCGACGCAATGAGCAAAACCGACCCAAACCTCACGGTGTTTAATGATGTGGTCACTTCACGGCCCTACACCATTGAGATCCTGCAACAAGCGCTGACCTTTGCTGACGAGCAGGCGCCTGACCTCTATCTCACCCAGCCATCGCTGATGAACATGATGAAACAGGCCGGTTATAAAACCTTCTGGATCACCAATCAGCAAACCATCACCGAACGTAACACCATGCTGACCGTGTTCTCCAAACAAACGGATGAGCAGTTCTATATGAACCAGCAACGCACGCAGAGCGCGCGTGAATACGATGCCAACGTGCTAAAACCGTTCCAGCAGGTGCTAAACGATCCGGCGCCGAAGAAATTTATTATTGTGCATCTGTTAGGAACGCATATTCGTTATGAGTTCCGTTACCCGGAGTCTTACGATAAGTTTCAGGGCAATGATCATGTTCCTGCTGGTTTAAGTCAGGATGAAGTGGCTACCTATAATCAATATGATAACGCCGAGTTGTATAATGACTTTGTGGTATCTAGCCTGATTAAAGACTACGCCAAAACTAATCCGAACGGCTTCCTGCTCTATTTTTCAGATCACGGCGAGGAAGTGTATGACACGCCGCCGCATAATATTCAGGGGCGTAATGAAGAGGCGCCGACACGGCCGATGTACAATATTCCGTTTATGATTTGGACATCGCCGCAATGGAAACAGGCGCATCCGCGTGATTTCTCTGGCATGGTAAACCGCCCATATAGCAGCGCTGAGTTAATTCATACATGGTCTGACCTTGCCGGTTTGTCGTATGACATGTACCAACCGCAAAGAAGCCTGGTTAGCCCGCAGTTCGTGCCAATGACCCGTTGGATTGGTAACCCGTATAAGAAAAAGGCGCTGCACGCCTACGACAAGCTGCCCTTTGGGCCGACGAAGTAG
- the cybC gene encoding cytochrome b562, protein MRKHVIAMLSVSLLCTSVSALARDLGDDMDIIASNYKTVNKTTDAGELTKALQVMRDAATDAKQATPEKLESEPKDSPKLKDYQAGLDTLIGQIDTSMALAKAGKVDEAKDAAKKLADIRNENHKKFR, encoded by the coding sequence ATGCGTAAGCATGTGATTGCAATGTTGTCTGTTTCCCTGTTGTGTACCAGCGTGAGCGCGCTGGCCCGTGATTTGGGCGATGATATGGATATTATTGCCAGTAATTATAAAACGGTGAATAAAACCACCGATGCGGGTGAGTTGACTAAGGCGCTACAGGTGATGCGTGATGCAGCGACTGATGCGAAGCAAGCGACGCCGGAAAAACTGGAAAGTGAGCCGAAAGATAGCCCGAAACTGAAGGATTATCAGGCTGGATTAGACACGCTGATTGGTCAGATCGATACCTCAATGGCGCTGGCGAAAGCCGGTAAAGTGGATGAAGCAAAAGATGCTGCTAAAAAGCTGGCTGATATCCGTAATGAGAACCACAAAAAGTTTCGCTAA
- the pmbA gene encoding metalloprotease PmbA: MKLLTQVAEQRKVLEQAVAQALDHAKGATDGAEVAVSKTTGISVSTRYGEVENVEFNSDGALGITVYHQNRKGSASSTDLSPEAIKRTVQAAIDIARYTSPDPYAAPAERDLLAFEAPDLSLFHPWEIDPDRAIELASRAEQAALQVDKRINNTEGGSFNSHIGTKVFGNSHGMLQSYNTSRHSLSSCVIAEENGDMERDYAYSIGRAIEDLETPEWVGQECARRTLSRLSPRKLATMKAPVIFAPEVATGLFGHLVGAISGGSVYRKSTFLLDAMGTQILPEWLTIEEQPHLLKGLASTPFDSEGVRTSPREIVKDGVLQTWLLTSYSARKLGLHSTGHAGGIHNWRIAGQGLGFREMLRQMGTGLVVTELMGQGVSGITGDYSRGAAGFWVENGEIQYPVSEITIAGNLKEMWRNIVTVGDDIETRSNIQCGSVLLPEMKIAGQ, translated from the coding sequence ATGAAATTACTCACTCAGGTTGCAGAACAACGTAAAGTGCTTGAGCAAGCGGTCGCCCAGGCGCTTGATCACGCCAAAGGCGCTACTGATGGCGCGGAAGTCGCGGTGAGCAAAACCACCGGTATCAGCGTCAGTACCCGATATGGTGAAGTGGAAAACGTCGAGTTTAATAGCGACGGCGCGCTCGGAATTACGGTTTATCACCAAAACCGTAAAGGCAGCGCCTCCTCCACCGATCTGAGCCCGGAAGCGATTAAACGCACCGTACAGGCGGCGATCGATATTGCGCGCTATACCTCTCCCGATCCGTATGCGGCGCCAGCAGAGCGCGACCTGTTAGCGTTTGAGGCGCCGGATCTTTCCCTGTTCCATCCCTGGGAAATCGATCCCGATCGAGCCATTGAACTGGCCTCGCGGGCAGAGCAGGCCGCGCTGCAAGTGGATAAGCGCATCAATAACACCGAAGGCGGCAGCTTTAATAGCCATATCGGTACCAAAGTGTTCGGTAACAGCCACGGCATGCTACAAAGCTACAACACCAGCCGCCACTCTCTTTCAAGCTGCGTGATTGCCGAAGAAAACGGCGATATGGAGCGCGATTATGCTTACTCAATTGGGCGGGCGATTGAAGACCTCGAAACGCCAGAATGGGTTGGCCAGGAGTGCGCGCGCCGTACCTTATCCCGCCTGTCGCCGCGTAAGTTAGCCACCATGAAAGCGCCGGTTATCTTCGCTCCAGAGGTGGCTACCGGGTTATTCGGCCATCTGGTTGGGGCAATTAGCGGTGGCAGCGTGTATCGCAAATCGACCTTTTTATTAGACGCGATGGGCACGCAAATTCTGCCAGAGTGGCTCACCATTGAAGAGCAGCCGCATTTGCTTAAAGGGTTGGCTTCTACACCGTTTGATAGCGAAGGTGTGCGGACATCACCGCGTGAGATCGTTAAAGATGGCGTGTTACAAACGTGGCTGCTAACCAGCTATTCGGCGCGTAAGCTGGGCCTACACAGTACTGGTCACGCCGGCGGCATTCATAACTGGCGTATTGCCGGGCAAGGGCTTGGTTTCCGTGAAATGCTGCGGCAAATGGGCACCGGTTTGGTGGTCACCGAGTTAATGGGCCAGGGCGTCAGCGGCATTACCGGCGATTATTCGCGCGGCGCGGCGGGTTTCTGGGTCGAGAACGGTGAAATTCAGTATCCGGTAAGCGAAATTACTATCGCCGGTAATTTGAAAGAGATGTGGCGTAACATTGTCACCGTCGGAGACGATATTGAAACACGTAGTAACATTCAATGTGGCTCCGTTTTATTACCTGAAATGAAAATAGCCGGTCAATAG
- the yjgA gene encoding ribosome biogenesis factor YjgA: MNKQPEDWLDDVPDNHEEEDEEIIWVSKSEIKRDAEELKRLGAELVDLGKNSLDKIPLDDDLRAAIELAQKIKKEGRRRQLQLIGKMLRSRDEEPIRLALDKLKNRHNQQVALFHKLEALRDRLVEQGDEAMSEVLNLYPDADRQQLRSMIRNAQKEKAANKPPKASRQIFQYLRELAEA, translated from the coding sequence ATGAACAAACAGCCCGAAGACTGGCTCGATGATGTCCCCGATAACCATGAAGAAGAAGATGAAGAGATTATCTGGGTCAGTAAAAGTGAAATTAAACGTGATGCCGAAGAATTAAAACGTCTTGGTGCAGAACTGGTCGATCTGGGTAAAAACTCGCTGGATAAGATCCCGCTGGATGACGACCTGCGCGCCGCGATTGAATTGGCGCAGAAGATTAAAAAAGAGGGGCGTCGCCGCCAGCTACAGCTCATCGGTAAGATGCTACGCTCACGCGATGAGGAACCGATTCGTCTGGCGCTGGATAAACTGAAAAACCGCCATAACCAGCAAGTGGCGCTGTTTCATAAACTGGAAGCGCTACGCGATCGGTTAGTGGAACAGGGTGATGAGGCGATGTCGGAAGTGTTAAATCTCTATCCCGATGCCGATCGTCAGCAATTACGTAGCATGATCCGTAACGCCCAAAAAGAGAAAGCGGCCAATAAGCCGCCGAAAGCTTCCCGCCAAATATTCCAGTATTTGCGCGAACTGGCGGAAGCGTGA